A genomic window from Hyla sarda isolate aHylSar1 chromosome 8, aHylSar1.hap1, whole genome shotgun sequence includes:
- the LOC130284949 gene encoding protein kinase C theta type-like isoform X1 produces the protein MASTGHDGDGGERRRGGEKRKREEESSKTGLEEMRKKRRGAEDGGLEDEEPRPGSSQDPVTSSLYPRLTISRFNIHQILGRGNFGKVVLASVPGRNIYMAVKIINKRDNEDTIMRERRILQATRDCPFICHLYAAHESLERVYFIMEYLSGGSLNNLISMCGSLNIGNVRFYTAEMVCALQFLHGHNIVHRDLKPQNIMLDAEGHIRIIDLGLAQDGVTSSNKIDGVTGTFYYMAPEVHLGKDYGTAVDWWSLGIVVSMMATGRSPFYIGLSMQKSFKAITKKEPKFPPGLHADLKHLIMKLLCKAPEMRLGVCGNIRKHPFFSIIGWEELEERRAEPPCIPFQTVLQNKHLQWPADTTTLHPMLGFDYRSPSWERWRRRCGL, from the exons ATGGCGTCCACTGGACACGATGGAGATGGcggagagaggaggagaggaggagaaaagaggaagagggaagaggagTCAAGCAAGACTGGATTGGAggagatgaggaagaagaggagaggagctgaggatggaggattggaggatgaggagccaaGACCTGGGAGCAGCCAAGACCCTGTAACATCCAGCCTCTACCCCCGGCTTACCATCAGCCGCTTCAACATCCACCAGATCTTGGGTAGGGGCAACTTTGGCAAA GTGGTCCTGGCATCAGTCCCCGGCCGAAACATCTACATGGCCGTCAAAATTATCAACAAGAGGGACAATGAGGATACCATCATGAGAGAGCGGCGGATACTCCAGGCGACCAGAGACTGTCCATTCATTTGCCACCTCTATGCCGCACATGAGTCTCTGGAACGCGTGTATTTCATCATGGAGTATCTGTCCGGTGGCAGCTTGAATAATCTGATCAGCATGTGCGGCAGCCTGAACATCGGCAATGTAAG GTTCTACACAGCAGAGATGGTGTGTGCCCTCCAGTTCCTCCATGGACATAACATCGTCCACCGAGATCTAAAGCCACAAAACATCATGTTGGATGCAGAAGGCCACATCCGTATCATTGACCTGGGACTGGCCCAGGATGGGGTCACCTCCTCCAATAAGATCGATGGAGTGACAGGAACATTCTATTACATGGCCCCTGAGGTGCATCTCGGGAAGGACTATGGCACAGCAGTGGATTGGTGGAGCCTGGGGATTGTGGTGTCCATGATGGCAACAGGACGCTCCCCATTTTACATCGGCTTGTCCATGCAAAAGTCCTTCAAAGCCATCACAAAGAAGGAGCCCAAATTTCCACCTGGGCTGCATGCTGACTTGAAACATCTCATCATGAAGCTGCTGTGCAAAGCTCCTGAGATGCGCCTGGGTGTGTGCGGTAATATCAGAAAGCATCCATTCTTTTCCATCATTGGCTGGGAGgaactggaggagaggagagcagaaccACCATGCATACCATTCCAGACAGTTCTGCAAAATAAACATCTGCAGTGGCCGGCGGACACCACAACCCTTCATCCCATGCTCGGCTTTGACTACCGGTCACCAAGCTGGGAAAG GTGGAGGAGGAGATGTGGACTGTGA
- the LOC130284949 gene encoding protein kinase C theta type-like isoform X2: protein MGNSATFPLQVVLASVPGRNIYMAVKIINKRDNEDTIMRERRILQATRDCPFICHLYAAHESLERVYFIMEYLSGGSLNNLISMCGSLNIGNVRFYTAEMVCALQFLHGHNIVHRDLKPQNIMLDAEGHIRIIDLGLAQDGVTSSNKIDGVTGTFYYMAPEVHLGKDYGTAVDWWSLGIVVSMMATGRSPFYIGLSMQKSFKAITKKEPKFPPGLHADLKHLIMKLLCKAPEMRLGVCGNIRKHPFFSIIGWEELEERRAEPPCIPFQTVLQNKHLQWPADTTTLHPMLGFDYRSPSWERWRRRCGL, encoded by the exons atgggcaactcagcaacttttcctctgcag GTGGTCCTGGCATCAGTCCCCGGCCGAAACATCTACATGGCCGTCAAAATTATCAACAAGAGGGACAATGAGGATACCATCATGAGAGAGCGGCGGATACTCCAGGCGACCAGAGACTGTCCATTCATTTGCCACCTCTATGCCGCACATGAGTCTCTGGAACGCGTGTATTTCATCATGGAGTATCTGTCCGGTGGCAGCTTGAATAATCTGATCAGCATGTGCGGCAGCCTGAACATCGGCAATGTAAG GTTCTACACAGCAGAGATGGTGTGTGCCCTCCAGTTCCTCCATGGACATAACATCGTCCACCGAGATCTAAAGCCACAAAACATCATGTTGGATGCAGAAGGCCACATCCGTATCATTGACCTGGGACTGGCCCAGGATGGGGTCACCTCCTCCAATAAGATCGATGGAGTGACAGGAACATTCTATTACATGGCCCCTGAGGTGCATCTCGGGAAGGACTATGGCACAGCAGTGGATTGGTGGAGCCTGGGGATTGTGGTGTCCATGATGGCAACAGGACGCTCCCCATTTTACATCGGCTTGTCCATGCAAAAGTCCTTCAAAGCCATCACAAAGAAGGAGCCCAAATTTCCACCTGGGCTGCATGCTGACTTGAAACATCTCATCATGAAGCTGCTGTGCAAAGCTCCTGAGATGCGCCTGGGTGTGTGCGGTAATATCAGAAAGCATCCATTCTTTTCCATCATTGGCTGGGAGgaactggaggagaggagagcagaaccACCATGCATACCATTCCAGACAGTTCTGCAAAATAAACATCTGCAGTGGCCGGCGGACACCACAACCCTTCATCCCATGCTCGGCTTTGACTACCGGTCACCAAGCTGGGAAAG GTGGAGGAGGAGATGTGGACTGTGA